The Candidatus Eremiobacteraceae bacterium DNA window CCCGCGTTTTCTCATGCCGGATCCGGTGGAAACGTTGCACGCCTGCGAGCGACTGGTCGCTGAGGGTTTTACCGTGCTGCCTTACATGCACGCCGACCCGGTGCTCGCCAAGAAACTAGAAGAGGTAGGCGTCGCCGCGGTGATGCCGCTCGCCGCACCTATCGGTTCCGGACGTGGACTGAAGATGGAAGCGGCGATCGCGATCATCATCGAGCAGGCGACGGTGCCGGTCGTCGTCGACGCGGGGCTCGGCGTTCCGTCGCACGCCGCCGCAGCGATGGAGATGGGCGCCGATGCGGTTCTCGTCAACACGGCGATCGCGGCCGCTGCGCAGCCGGCGCAGATGGCCGCCGCATTCAAGCTCGGCGTCGAAGCGGGTCGCAAGGCCCGACTCGCCGGGCGGTCGCCGGAGCTGACGACGGCATCTGCGAGCAGCCCGCTCACGGGCTTCCTCTCGGCAGGCGGCGAAACCGGCGCCTGACATGTCTTTCTCCGAAGTCCTCGATCGCGACGCGCTCGCGGAACTCGCGCACCGCGCTGCGACGGCCGACGCTAGCGCCGTGCATCGCGCGCTCGACGACCGCCCACAGCAGCTCGAGTCGCTCGCCCCCCTGCTTTCGCCGGCCGCCGGCGAACTGCTCGAAGCGCTCGCTCGCGCGGCGCACGAGTCGACCGTCGCACGCTTCGGCAAGACGATCGCGCTCTTCGCGCCGCTCTACCTGAGCAACGAATGCGTCTGCACGTGCACGTACTGCGGTTTTTCCATGGGCCTCGACATCAGACGGCGCACGCTCTTCCCTGCAGAAGTCGAGAACGAAGCGCGCGAGCTCGCACGTCGCGGGTTGCGGAACATCTTGCTCGTCTCGTCCGAACATCCCAAGCGCGTGCCGCCGCAATACGTCGCCTCGTGCATCGAAGCGGCGAAGCGACATGCTCCGTACGTCGGCATCGAGATCGCAGCAGCCGAAGAGGACGACTACCGGCGGTTCGTCGCCGCCGGCTGCGACGGCGTCGTGCTTTACCAAGAGACGTACGACGTCGACGTCTACAAACGCCATCATCTCGGCGGCCCGAAAATGCGCTTCGGCTGGCGCATGGACGCGCTCGAACGCGCGTCGAAAGCGGGCGCGAAGCATCTCGGCATCGGCGCGCTCATGGGCCTGTCAGATTGGCGGTTCGAAGCGCTGGCGCTCGTCGCGCACGCGCGTTACCTCGAACGCCACTGCTGGCGTTCGCAGATCAACGTCTCGCTGCCGCGCATCAACCCTGCGGCCGGCGGTTTCGTCGCGGACCATCCCATTGGCGATCGCGACTTCGTCCAGATGATCTGCTTCCTGCGGCTCGCGCTCCCGACCGCGGGCATCGTCCTCTCGACGCGCGAGCGGCCGGAGCTGCGCGACAAACTCACGAGGCTCGGCGTCACGCTCATGAGCGCGGGGTCGAGCACGGAGCCCGGAGGGTACGAACAGCCGGGCGCGGCGGGCGAGCAGTTCGAACTCGAGGACACGCGTACGCCCAGCGAAGTCGCGCAGCGGCTGCGCGAACTCGGTTACGAACCGGTATTCAAGGATTGGGAGCACATGGCACTCGAGCGGACGGTTTCGCGATGATCGACGAGCGGAGCGGCGAGGAGATCCGACTCGTCGTCAATGGGAAGTCGAAAGACGTACCGGCCAGCCTGACCGTCGGCGAGTTCATCGCGACGCTCGGGCTCGACGCGGCAAGAACGCTCGTCGAGCTCAACGGCGAGCCGCTCGAACGCCGCAATTTCGGCGATACGAAACTCGTGGCCGGCGCACGGATCGAGATCGCACAAATGGTGGGAGGCGGATAGACCGTGCGCCGCGATCTAGTCGCCGACGTCAGACTCTACCTCGTTACCGGCGCGCCCGACAAGACCCGCGACTACCGCGCGTTTCTCGCTGCCGTCATCGAGGCCGGCGTCGGCATGGTCCAGCTGCGCGAAAAAGGGCTGATCGACAAAGAACTCATCGCGACCGCGCGTGTATTCGCCGAAGCGTGCCGCGACAACGGCGCGCTGTTCATCGTCAACGACCGCCTCGACGTCGCACTCCTCAGCGGGGCTGACGGCGTACACCTCGGCCAAGACGATGCGCAGCCCGACGATGTGCGCAGGATCGCCGGCCCCGACTTCATCATCGGGCTCTCGACGCACACGCCGGAGCAGGTCGATGCGGCGAACAAGACGTCCGCGGACTACATCGGCGTCGGGCCGATCCACGAAACCCCGACGAAACCCGGCCGCCCCGCGGTCGGCCTCGACCTCGTGCGCTATGCGTCGCGCGCGGCGCAAAAGCCGTTCTTCGCGATCGGCGGCATCGACAGGTCGAACGCGGCGTCGATCGTCGACGCCGGGGCGCAA harbors:
- a CDS encoding thiazole synthase; protein product: MTDPLIIAGRSFRSRLIVGTGKFASPELMADSLAASGTELVTVALRRVDIERPDDPITSFIDPDRYLIMPNTSGATTADEAVRLARLARSAGLPPWIKVEVIPDPRFLMPDPVETLHACERLVAEGFTVLPYMHADPVLAKKLEEVGVAAVMPLAAPIGSGRGLKMEAAIAIIIEQATVPVVVDAGLGVPSHAAAAMEMGADAVLVNTAIAAAAQPAQMAAAFKLGVEAGRKARLAGRSPELTTASASSPLTGFLSAGGETGA
- the thiH gene encoding 2-iminoacetate synthase ThiH, producing MSFSEVLDRDALAELAHRAATADASAVHRALDDRPQQLESLAPLLSPAAGELLEALARAAHESTVARFGKTIALFAPLYLSNECVCTCTYCGFSMGLDIRRRTLFPAEVENEARELARRGLRNILLVSSEHPKRVPPQYVASCIEAAKRHAPYVGIEIAAAEEDDYRRFVAAGCDGVVLYQETYDVDVYKRHHLGGPKMRFGWRMDALERASKAGAKHLGIGALMGLSDWRFEALALVAHARYLERHCWRSQINVSLPRINPAAGGFVADHPIGDRDFVQMICFLRLALPTAGIVLSTRERPELRDKLTRLGVTLMSAGSSTEPGGYEQPGAAGEQFELEDTRTPSEVAQRLRELGYEPVFKDWEHMALERTVSR
- the thiS gene encoding sulfur carrier protein ThiS, with the protein product MIDERSGEEIRLVVNGKSKDVPASLTVGEFIATLGLDAARTLVELNGEPLERRNFGDTKLVAGARIEIAQMVGGG
- the thiE gene encoding thiamine phosphate synthase, translating into MRRDLVADVRLYLVTGAPDKTRDYRAFLAAVIEAGVGMVQLREKGLIDKELIATARVFAEACRDNGALFIVNDRLDVALLSGADGVHLGQDDAQPDDVRRIAGPDFIIGLSTHTPEQVDAANKTSADYIGVGPIHETPTKPGRPAVGLDLVRYASRAAQKPFFAIGGIDRSNAASIVDAGAQSISVLRAISSAADPAAATRELLDAIARVVS